In the genome of Lysobacter sp. 5GHs7-4, the window GGTGGCGGTCAGGCAGACCTGCAGCTCGCGTTCGAACACCTGCGCCAGAGCGGCTTCGGCCTGCGCGCAGTAGCGGTCGGCGCCGTAGGACGGCTCGGCGTCGGCGTTGGCGCGCACGATCGCGTCCAGCACCGCGGCGCTGGCGCCGACCACGTTGTCGCTGGCCAGGTTGATGCGCGTGGGCGCCGCGCTCATCGCGGATGCGCGCGCTGCGCGGCCTCGAACGCCGCCAACTGCTCGGGCGTGGCCTCGGTCTGGTGCTGCGCCTTCCACTGCGCGAACGGCTGGCCGTAGACCGCCTCGCGCGCCTCGTCGCGGGTCATGGCGATGCCGCGCGCCTGCGCGCCGTCGCGGTACCAGTCGGCCAGGCAGTTGCGGCAGAAACCGGCCAGGATCATCAGGTCGATGTTCTGTACCTCCGGCCGGTCCTGCATCAGGTGCTGGCGCAGGCGCCGGAACGCGGCCGCCTCGATGGCGATGGTGTCGTGATCGATTTCGTTCATGGCATCTCGGCCGGTGTGGCGTGAATGGGGGATAATGCGCGGCCCAGCACCCGACGCCAATCCCGCCTCATGACGTCCGCCCCGACTCCGGCCCGCATCCTCGACGGCAAGCGCATCGCCGAGGACCTGCTCGACAATCTCAAGGCCCGGGTCGACGCGCGCGTGGCGGCCGGCCAGTCGCGCCCCGGCCTGGCCGTGGTCCTGGTCGGCAACGACCCGGCCTCCAGCGTCTACGTCAAGAACAAGCGCCGCGCCGCGCAAAAGGTCGGCATCCGCGCGATCGATTACGACCTGCCGGCCAGCACCAGCGACGCCGAACTGCTGGCCCTGGTCGACCGCCTCAACGCCGATCCGGACGTGCACGGCATCCTGGTGCAGCTGCCGCTGCCGGATCGCCGCGACGGCACCGCGCTGATCCACCGCATCGACCCGCGCAAGGACGTCGACGGCTTCCATCCGGAAAACGTCGGCCACCTGGCGCTGCGCCAGTTCGGCCTGCGTCCGTGCACGCCGCGCGGCATCACCACGCTGCTGGCCTACACCGACCGCCCAGTGCGCGGGCAGAGCGCGACCATCGTCGGCGTCAGCAACCACGTCGGCCGGCCGATGGCGCTGGAGCTGCTGATCGCCGGCTGCACCGTCACCAGCTGCCACAAGTTCACCCCGCCCGAAGTGCTGGAAGCCTCGGTGCGCGGCGCCGACATCCTGGTGGTGGCGGTGGGCCGCCCGCAGCTGATCCCGGGCGAATGGGTCAAGCCGGGCGCGGTGGTGATCGACGTGGGCATCAACCGCCTCGACGACGGCCGCCTGGTCGGCGACGTCGGCTTCGCGCAAGCCGCCCAGCGCGCCAGCTGGATCACCCCGGTACCGGGCGGCGTCGGCCCGATGACGGTCGCCACGCTGATGCAGAACACGCTGGAAGCGGCCGAGGCCTCCGACGCCTGAGCGCGGCTTTGGGCCGCCCGCGAGCTTTTTTTGCTCGTCATTCCCGCGAAGGCGGCTTCGCTCTTGCTCGTCATTCCCGCGAAGGCGGGAATCCAGTGACTTCAGCCGGTACGTGCCAATATTTCAGTGTGGCCGAAGCGGGTTCCTCGGACTTCCAGCTCTTTCGCACGAAAGGCACTGGATTCCCGCCTCCGCGGGAATGACGAGCCAAAACAGCCAGGGGCCGAGGGAGCCCTTAACGGCCGCCCCCCGATCCGCCCACGGAACGCCGAATTCCACCCGCACACCCAGCGCCGGGGCTCCGATTCGGGTTACAATGGCGCGCTTCATCCTCCCGGGCCCGCCCATGCTGCGCATCCAGGCTGAAGCGCTTACCTACGACGATGTGTCTCTCGTCCCCGCGCATTCGAATGTCCTGCCTAAGGACGTCAACCTCTCCACCCGCCTGACCCGCGACCTGTCGATCCGTCTGCCGATCCTGTCGGCGGCGATGGACACGGTCAGCGAGGCCCGCCTCGCGATCGCGCTGGCGCAGCTGGGCGGCATCAGCATCCTGCACAAGAACATGAGCCTGGAAGCCCAGGCCGCGCAGGTCGCCAAGGTCAAGAAGTTCGAGGCCGGGGTGATCCGCGAGCCGTTCACCGTGGGCCCGGAAACCACCATCGGCGAAGTGCTCAAGCTGACCCGCGCGCGCAACATCTCCGGCGTGCCGGTGGTCGACGGCGGCCAACTGGTCGGCATCGTCACCAGCCGCGACATGCGCTTCGAGACCAAGCTGGACGATCCGGTCCGCCACATCATGACCAAGCGCGACCGCCTGATCACGGTGGGCGAGGGCGCCAGCGACGACGAAGTCCTGCAACTGCTGCACAAGCACCGCATCGAGAAGGTGCTGGTGGTCAACGACGGCTTCGAGCTGCGCGGCCTGATCACCGTCAAGGACATCCAGAAGAAGACCGACAACCCCAACGCCGCCAAGGACAGCGCCGAGCGCTTGCTGGTGGGCGCGGCGGTCGGCGTGGGCGGCGACACCGAGGCGCGCGTGGAAGCGCTGGCCGCGGCCGGCGTCGACGTGATCGTGGTCGATACCGCGCACGGCCATTCGCAGGGCGTGCTGGACCGCGTGAAGTGGGTCAAGACGCGCTTCCCGCAGCTGCAGGTGATCGGCGGCAACATCGTCACCGGCGACGCCGGTCTGGCGCTGATGGATCACGGCGCCGACGCGGTCAAGGTCGGCGTGGGCCCGGGCTCGATCTGCACCACGCGCGTGGTCGCGGGCGTGGGCGTGCCGCAGATCACCGCCGTGGCGATGGTCGCCGAGGCGCTGCAGGACCGCATTCCGCTGATCGCCGACGGCGGCATCCGCTACTCGGGCGATATCGGCAAGGCGTTGGTCGCCGGCGCGTCCACGGTCATGGTCGGCGGCCTGTTCGCCGGCACCGAGGAAGCGCCGGGCGAGATCGAACTGTTCCAGGGCCGCAGCTACAAGAGCTACCGCGGCATGGGCAGCCTGGGCGCGATGGAGCAGGGGTCCAAGGACCGCTATTTCCAGGACGCCTCCGACGCCGACAAGCTGGTTCCCGAAGGCATCGAAGGCCGCGTGCCGTACCGCGGCTCGCTGGGCGGCGTGGTCCATCAGCTCGCCGGCGGCCTGCGCGCGACGATGGGTTACGTCGGCTGCGCGACCATCGAGGAGATGCGCAAGAAGCCCAGCTTCGTGCGCATCACCAACGCCGGTTCGCGCGAGAGCCATGTGCACGACGTGCAGATCACCAAGGAACCGCCGAACTATCGCGCCGGCTGATCGTCATCCAAGAAGGGAAACGAATGTTTCCCTTCTTCGTTTTTGAACGCCCCGTTTAGAACTCCCTGTTGTACAGCTGCGGAATTTCCATGACCGACATCCATAGCGACAAGATCCTGATCCTCGACTTCGGCGCCCAGTACACGCAGCTGATCGCCCGCCGCATCCGCGAGATCGGCGTGTACTGCGAAATCTGGGCCTGGGACCACGACCCGGCCGAGATCGCCGCGTTCGGCGCCAAGGGCATCATCCTGTCGGGCGGTCCGGAATCGACCACCGAAGCCGGCGCGCCCAGCGCGCCGCAGCAGGTGTTCGACGCCGGCTTGCCGATTCTGGGCATCTGCTACGGCATGCAGACCATGGCCAAGCAGCTCGGCGGCGACACCGAAGCCGCCGACCAGCGCGAGTTCGGCCACGCCGAAGTGCAACTGGTCGCGCACGACCGCCTGTTCGACGGCCTCAAGGACCACCCGGGTTCGCCGCCGCGTCTGGACGTGTGGATGAGCCACGGCGACCACGTTTCCAAGGCGCCCGAAGGTTTCGTCGTCACCGCCAAGACCGACCGCATCCCGGTCGCGGCCTTCGCCGACGACGCGCGCCGCTGGTACGGCGTGCAGTTCCATCCCGAAGTCACCCACACCAAGCAGGGCCAGACCCTGCTGCGCCGCTTCGTGGTCGACATCTGCGGCTGCCAGACCCTGTGGGACGCGGCCCACATCATCGAGGACCAGATCGAGCGCGTGCGCGCCCAGGTCGGCAGCGACGAGGTCATCCTCGGCCTGTCCGGCGGCGTCGACTCCTCGGTGGTGGCCGCGCTGCTGCACAAGGCCATCGGCGACCAGCTGACCTGCGTGTTCGTCGACACCGGCCTGCTGCGCTACAACGAAGGCGACCAGGTGATGGCGATGTTCGCCGAGCACATGGGCGTGAAAGTGGTGCGCGTCAACGCCGCCGACCGCTACTTCGACAGGCTCGCCGGCGTCAGCGACCCGGAAGCCAAGCGCAAGATCATCGGCAACCTGTTCGTCGAGATCTTCGACGAGGAATCGAACAAGCTGGCCAATGCCAAGTGGCTGGCGCAGGGCACCATCTACCCCGACGTGATCGAGTCGGCCGGCAGCAAGACCGGCAAGGCCCATGTCATCAAGAGCCACCACAACGTCGGCGGCCTGCCCGAGCACATGAAGCTGGGCCTGGTCGAACCGCTGCGCGAGCTGTTCAAGGACGAAGTGCGGCGCCTGGGCCTGGAACTGGGCCTGCCGCGCGAGATGGTCTACCGCCATCCGTTCCCAGGCCCCGGCCTGGGCGTGCGCATCCTGGGCGAGGTCAAGCGCGAGTACGCCGACCTGTTGGCCAAGGCCGACCACATCTACATCGACGAACTGCGCAAAGCCGGTCTGTACGACAAGACCAGCCAGGCCTTCGCGGTGTTCCTGCCGGTCAAGTCGGTGGGCGTGGTCGGCGACGCGCGCGCCTACGAATGGGTGATCGCGCTGCGCGCGGTGGAGACCGTCGACTTCATGACCGCGCACTGGGCGCACCTGCCGTACGACTTCCTCGGCACCGTGTCCAACCGCATCATCAACGAACTGCGCGGCGTCTCGCGCGTGGTCTACGACATCAGCGGCAAGCCGCCGGCGACGATCGAGTGGGAATGAGTCCGCGGGCGTGACCGCGACCGACCGGCAATGCACGAACAGGCCCGCTTTGCGGGCCTGTTCGTTTTCGCGCCCGGCGCGGACGGTGGACGCGCGCGCGGACCTGGCCTAGCCTTGGGCCGTCTTCGCTCAACGCCCGCCATCGCCCATGTCCCTGGGAGAACAACTCCGCCAAGCCCGGCAGAAAGCGCAGCTGTCGCTGCGCGAGCTCAGCGCGCGCGCCGGGATCTCGATCGCCAAGCTGTCGAAGGTGGAGAACGGCTTGGCGACGCTGCGTCATCCCGAGTTGCTGACCCTGGCCGAAGCCCTGGCCGTGCCGGCCACGGCGCTGCTGGCGCCGCCCACGCTCGTGCCCGGCGCCGGCGCGCGGCGGGCGGTGACCCGCGCCGACGGCGGACGCAAGTTCGAGCACAGCCATCGCACCTACGAAATGCTGTGCAGCGAGCTCAGCGGCCAGTCCAACCTGTTCTGGCGGGTGACCGTGCGCGACAAGCCGCCCGGCGGCGAGGACGCGTTCGTGTCGCACCCGGGCGAGGAGTTCGTGTACGTGCTCAAGGGCAAG includes:
- a CDS encoding DUF1244 domain-containing protein, yielding MNEIDHDTIAIEAAAFRRLRQHLMQDRPEVQNIDLMILAGFCRNCLADWYRDGAQARGIAMTRDEAREAVYGQPFAQWKAQHQTEATPEQLAAFEAAQRAHPR
- the folD gene encoding bifunctional methylenetetrahydrofolate dehydrogenase/methenyltetrahydrofolate cyclohydrolase FolD, translating into MTSAPTPARILDGKRIAEDLLDNLKARVDARVAAGQSRPGLAVVLVGNDPASSVYVKNKRRAAQKVGIRAIDYDLPASTSDAELLALVDRLNADPDVHGILVQLPLPDRRDGTALIHRIDPRKDVDGFHPENVGHLALRQFGLRPCTPRGITTLLAYTDRPVRGQSATIVGVSNHVGRPMALELLIAGCTVTSCHKFTPPEVLEASVRGADILVVAVGRPQLIPGEWVKPGAVVIDVGINRLDDGRLVGDVGFAQAAQRASWITPVPGGVGPMTVATLMQNTLEAAEASDA
- the guaB gene encoding IMP dehydrogenase: MLRIQAEALTYDDVSLVPAHSNVLPKDVNLSTRLTRDLSIRLPILSAAMDTVSEARLAIALAQLGGISILHKNMSLEAQAAQVAKVKKFEAGVIREPFTVGPETTIGEVLKLTRARNISGVPVVDGGQLVGIVTSRDMRFETKLDDPVRHIMTKRDRLITVGEGASDDEVLQLLHKHRIEKVLVVNDGFELRGLITVKDIQKKTDNPNAAKDSAERLLVGAAVGVGGDTEARVEALAAAGVDVIVVDTAHGHSQGVLDRVKWVKTRFPQLQVIGGNIVTGDAGLALMDHGADAVKVGVGPGSICTTRVVAGVGVPQITAVAMVAEALQDRIPLIADGGIRYSGDIGKALVAGASTVMVGGLFAGTEEAPGEIELFQGRSYKSYRGMGSLGAMEQGSKDRYFQDASDADKLVPEGIEGRVPYRGSLGGVVHQLAGGLRATMGYVGCATIEEMRKKPSFVRITNAGSRESHVHDVQITKEPPNYRAG
- the guaA gene encoding glutamine-hydrolyzing GMP synthase translates to MTDIHSDKILILDFGAQYTQLIARRIREIGVYCEIWAWDHDPAEIAAFGAKGIILSGGPESTTEAGAPSAPQQVFDAGLPILGICYGMQTMAKQLGGDTEAADQREFGHAEVQLVAHDRLFDGLKDHPGSPPRLDVWMSHGDHVSKAPEGFVVTAKTDRIPVAAFADDARRWYGVQFHPEVTHTKQGQTLLRRFVVDICGCQTLWDAAHIIEDQIERVRAQVGSDEVILGLSGGVDSSVVAALLHKAIGDQLTCVFVDTGLLRYNEGDQVMAMFAEHMGVKVVRVNAADRYFDRLAGVSDPEAKRKIIGNLFVEIFDEESNKLANAKWLAQGTIYPDVIESAGSKTGKAHVIKSHHNVGGLPEHMKLGLVEPLRELFKDEVRRLGLELGLPREMVYRHPFPGPGLGVRILGEVKREYADLLAKADHIYIDELRKAGLYDKTSQAFAVFLPVKSVGVVGDARAYEWVIALRAVETVDFMTAHWAHLPYDFLGTVSNRIINELRGVSRVVYDISGKPPATIEWE
- a CDS encoding cupin domain-containing protein; the encoded protein is MSLGEQLRQARQKAQLSLRELSARAGISIAKLSKVENGLATLRHPELLTLAEALAVPATALLAPPTLVPGAGARRAVTRADGGRKFEHSHRTYEMLCSELSGQSNLFWRVTVRDKPPGGEDAFVSHPGEEFVYVLKGKVALHTDAYEPLVLAAGDSVLFDAQTRHAYFAVSREAVLLMSNTVGEDGAQVQGEAARAGLRPKRKR